One Alkaliphilus sp. B6464 genomic window carries:
- a CDS encoding ABC transporter ATP-binding protein, with protein MNKLLAVHTNCLTKVFSGEEVLKRCSICVNQGEIYGILGANGAGKTTLLKLIAGLLEPTEGSAEVMGMDSCSQKAQLLRQTGIFIETPYFYEHLSASENLSIHLEYMGTSGDIQDALKQVGLNGTGTKPVAQFSLGMRQSLGIARALIHRPQVLLLDEPINGLDPIAIREMRELFGQLKARGMTLLISSHILSEIEQTADRVGILAHGQLILEERMSVLKQQHPNDLENYLIGVMNGGILC; from the coding sequence ATGAACAAGTTACTGGCAGTACATACAAACTGCCTTACAAAAGTATTTTCTGGTGAAGAAGTATTGAAAAGATGTAGTATTTGTGTAAATCAGGGTGAGATCTATGGTATTCTTGGAGCAAACGGGGCAGGTAAAACCACTTTGCTCAAGCTGATCGCAGGGCTTTTAGAGCCCACTGAAGGCAGTGCAGAGGTTATGGGTATGGATAGCTGTAGCCAAAAAGCACAGCTGCTAAGGCAAACCGGTATTTTTATTGAAACACCTTACTTTTACGAGCATCTTTCAGCATCTGAAAATCTGTCTATCCATTTAGAATATATGGGCACTTCGGGTGATATTCAAGACGCACTAAAACAGGTTGGACTAAACGGCACCGGCACTAAACCAGTGGCACAGTTTTCACTTGGTATGCGTCAGAGTCTAGGGATTGCCCGTGCCTTGATTCATCGTCCACAGGTATTGCTTTTGGATGAACCTATAAATGGACTTGATCCAATTGCTATTCGTGAAATGCGTGAACTGTTTGGGCAGTTAAAGGCTAGGGGTATGACGCTACTCATATCCAGTCATATTCTAAGCGAGATAGAGCAAACCGCAGACCGTGTAGGAATTTTAGCACATGGACAACTGATTTTAGAAGAACGCATGTCTGTTTTGAAACAGCAGCATCCCAATGATTTAGAAAACTATCTTATTGGAGTTATGAATGGAGGGATTTTATGTTGA
- a CDS encoding TetR/AcrR family transcriptional regulator, whose amino-acid sequence MARNKYPEETVNRIKEVSLKLFMEKGYEYTSIQDIINDLGGLTKGAIYHHFKSKEEIFLAVTEDIHRETETRMAAIRDDEKLNGLQKLQKMFDSSLESSTQDKMFSVAPNLLKNPQFLALQLQSSIDEAAPFYIQPVLEQGIADGSIQTEYPKELAEILMLLANVWLNPMIFAVSPKEMLSKCRFFQKILLGLGIDLVDEGMLERFYKYAKLYEDKNHK is encoded by the coding sequence GTGGCAAGAAATAAATATCCAGAGGAAACTGTAAACAGGATTAAGGAAGTATCTCTCAAACTGTTTATGGAAAAAGGCTATGAATATACCTCTATTCAAGATATTATCAATGATTTGGGTGGACTGACAAAGGGCGCCATATATCACCATTTCAAGTCTAAGGAAGAGATTTTTTTAGCAGTCACTGAAGATATTCATAGGGAAACAGAGACACGCATGGCTGCTATTCGTGATGATGAAAAGCTGAATGGCTTACAGAAATTACAGAAGATGTTCGATTCTTCTCTGGAGAGTTCAACACAAGATAAAATGTTTTCTGTTGCACCAAATCTGCTAAAAAATCCACAATTTCTGGCGCTTCAATTGCAAAGCTCCATTGATGAGGCGGCGCCGTTTTACATTCAGCCAGTTCTTGAACAGGGTATTGCAGACGGATCCATCCAGACAGAATATCCCAAAGAGCTTGCAGAGATTTTGATGCTGCTTGCCAATGTATGGTTAAACCCTATGATTTTTGCAGTTTCTCCAAAGGAGATGCTTAGTAAGTGCCGGTTTTTTCAAAAAATCCTGTTGGGATTAGGGATTGATCTAGTTGATGAAGGAATGCTGGAACGCTTTTACAAATATGCCAAGTTATATGAAGATAAAAATCACAAGTGA
- a CDS encoding MFS transporter, protein MKKTALFKKDFTLVVIGQIISLFGNSILRFALPIYLLRQTGSAALFGMVTACSFLPMIVLSLLGGVLADRVNKRNIMVVLDFFTAVLIFAFSSALEVFPLVPLFIVILMMLYGIQGAYQPAVQASIPLLVPMERLMSANAVINQVNALANLLGPIIGGILFSAWGLSPILLISGICFILSAVMEIFIRIPHQKKPIETGVLAIVREDLTDSLRFIRTEKPVLFRVMGLLVLFNLFLSAMLIIGLPVLITKTLGMSDRLFGYSQGALAAGGLAGGILAGLLGNKLDVKKSHLLLLMCACGVLPMGLTLLFQSPPFISYLIISAMSFFLMTASTMFSVQILSFVQAQTPPQLVGKVISCLLALSMCAQPIGQALYGILFQQFNSIPWIVVLGAALISCMIAIYSKSTLGTLSE, encoded by the coding sequence ATGAAGAAAACAGCTTTATTTAAAAAAGATTTCACCTTAGTAGTCATTGGCCAAATCATATCCCTGTTTGGCAATTCTATTTTGCGATTTGCCCTGCCTATTTATTTATTAAGGCAAACAGGATCTGCCGCTTTGTTCGGCATGGTGACGGCCTGTTCCTTTCTGCCAATGATCGTCCTATCCCTTTTGGGTGGTGTGCTGGCAGATCGTGTCAACAAGCGAAACATTATGGTTGTTCTGGACTTTTTCACAGCCGTCTTAATTTTTGCGTTTAGTTCCGCACTTGAAGTGTTTCCGCTTGTACCACTTTTTATCGTAATACTTATGATGCTTTACGGCATACAGGGAGCATATCAGCCGGCAGTACAAGCGAGCATTCCGCTGCTTGTTCCTATGGAACGATTGATGTCAGCCAATGCCGTGATCAATCAGGTGAATGCACTGGCAAATCTGTTAGGTCCTATTATTGGTGGTATTCTGTTTAGTGCATGGGGACTTTCGCCTATTTTGCTTATAAGCGGTATTTGCTTTATATTGTCTGCTGTAATGGAAATTTTTATTCGCATTCCACACCAAAAAAAACCCATCGAGACGGGTGTACTCGCTATTGTACGTGAGGATTTAACCGATAGCCTGCGGTTTATTAGGACAGAAAAACCAGTGCTTTTTCGTGTAATGGGTTTGCTAGTCTTATTCAACCTTTTTTTAAGTGCCATGCTGATCATTGGTCTGCCGGTATTGATAACGAAAACATTGGGAATGAGTGACCGTTTGTTTGGATACTCCCAAGGTGCACTTGCAGCAGGCGGACTTGCAGGGGGGATTTTAGCAGGACTTTTGGGAAATAAGCTGGATGTGAAAAAATCACATTTACTCTTGCTTATGTGTGCTTGTGGCGTGCTGCCTATGGGACTGACATTGTTATTCCAAAGTCCGCCCTTTATCAGCTATCTGATTATCTCTGCTATGAGCTTTTTTCTAATGACAGCATCCACTATGTTCAGCGTACAAATACTTTCATTTGTGCAGGCACAGACGCCGCCACAGCTTGTTGGCAAGGTGATTTCCTGTCTGCTGGCACTTTCCATGTGTGCCCAACCTATTGGTCAGGCACTATATGGCATTCTGTTTCAACAGTTTAACTCAATACCATGGATTGTAGTTTTAGGTGCCGCTTTGATTTCTTGTATGATTGCGATATATTCCAAAAGCACTTTGGGAACACTGAGCGAATAA
- a CDS encoding TIGR01212 family radical SAM protein (This family includes YhcC from E. coli K-12, an uncharacterized radical SAM protein.): MEKNQLLYRTYSQYLIEKYGGKVYKLPVNLPLTCPNRDGKLSKGGCTFCADVGTGFESLSNCFSVQDQLTKTREHIKKKYKASKYIAYFQNFSNTYMPIDVFKVYMEEAVMEGIVEIAISTRPDCIEEEYLKFLKELGERTGIEISFELGLQTVNYHTLNKINRGHTLGEFIDAVLTIKKYGFGICTHLILNLPWDNMDDVIENAKVISALNVEQVKLHALYIMENTIMGTEYKRGEIELISVEEYKERVITFLEHLSPKIVVQRLIGRAPEENSLFVNWNRSWWKIRDEIHDEMITEERYQGKKANYLGGKALK, translated from the coding sequence ATGGAAAAAAATCAACTTTTATATAGAACCTACTCACAATACTTAATAGAGAAGTATGGTGGAAAGGTGTACAAGCTTCCAGTTAATTTACCATTAACCTGCCCAAACCGTGATGGTAAACTGAGTAAAGGCGGTTGTACATTTTGTGCTGATGTAGGTACTGGATTCGAAAGCTTATCAAATTGCTTTTCAGTTCAAGATCAATTGACAAAAACTAGGGAGCATATAAAGAAAAAGTATAAAGCAAGCAAGTACATTGCCTACTTTCAAAACTTTTCAAATACATATATGCCTATAGATGTCTTCAAAGTATATATGGAAGAAGCGGTGATGGAAGGAATTGTCGAAATCGCTATTTCAACTAGGCCAGATTGTATAGAGGAAGAGTATTTAAAGTTTTTAAAGGAATTAGGGGAAAGGACAGGAATTGAAATATCATTTGAACTAGGACTTCAAACTGTTAATTATCACACACTAAATAAAATAAATAGAGGCCATACTCTAGGTGAATTTATTGATGCCGTATTAACTATAAAAAAATATGGGTTCGGTATATGTACGCACCTAATACTTAACTTACCCTGGGATAACATGGATGATGTAATTGAGAATGCAAAAGTTATTTCTGCACTTAATGTTGAACAAGTAAAGCTACATGCTTTATACATAATGGAAAATACAATAATGGGAACAGAATACAAAAGAGGAGAAATAGAACTTATTTCAGTTGAAGAATATAAAGAGAGGGTTATTACATTTTTAGAACATTTATCTCCTAAAATCGTTGTTCAACGGTTAATAGGCAGAGCACCAGAGGAGAATAGTTTATTTGTTAATTGGAATAGGAGCTGGTGGAAAATTCGCGATGAAATTCATGATGAAATGATTACAGAAGAAAGATATCAAGGGAAGAAAGCAAATTATTTAGGTGGAAAAGCACTAAAATAA
- a CDS encoding ABC transporter permease → MLKLIGLELRRNKLKGYQVASGCIFLVTLAFCFLFAFMPAIVESQGDILPAREVAMFSGWNNLIAMMSTISMASFAVLSTVMHARFIVTEYTGKRAILLFSYPIKRSRILWAKCSLVFWFTTGMMFLCNLAAITLFGICSNLFQIISEPFTITTFTHLLTTTLILSLLSGAIGLIALRIGFWKKSVPITIVSAVILVSPCSQLFSFFLDSSITVMLATMLLLLTIGFVIFLGLTRMVNRMEVL, encoded by the coding sequence ATGTTGAAATTAATTGGATTAGAACTGCGAAGAAATAAATTGAAAGGATACCAAGTAGCCAGCGGATGTATTTTTCTCGTGACTTTGGCATTTTGCTTTCTCTTTGCCTTTATGCCTGCCATTGTAGAATCGCAAGGGGATATTCTCCCAGCAAGGGAGGTTGCCATGTTCTCAGGCTGGAATAATTTAATCGCAATGATGTCCACTATTTCAATGGCTTCCTTTGCGGTGCTCTCTACAGTAATGCACGCCCGATTTATTGTAACCGAATACACAGGCAAGCGAGCTATTTTGCTTTTTTCTTACCCCATAAAGCGTAGTCGCATATTGTGGGCGAAATGCAGTCTTGTATTTTGGTTTACAACCGGCATGATGTTTCTGTGTAATTTGGCAGCAATCACGTTGTTTGGTATTTGCTCCAATCTGTTCCAAATTATTTCAGAGCCGTTTACGATTACGACCTTTACCCATTTGCTTACTACAACGCTGATTCTCTCATTATTATCTGGAGCCATTGGTTTGATTGCATTACGAATTGGTTTTTGGAAAAAATCCGTTCCGATCACTATTGTGTCTGCAGTTATATTGGTAAGCCCTTGTTCACAGCTGTTCTCATTTTTTTTGGATAGCTCTATTACCGTTATGCTTGCAACCATGCTACTCCTATTGACCATCGGCTTTGTGATTTTTTTAGGTCTGACAAGAATGGTAAACCGCATGGAGGTGCTATAA
- a CDS encoding universal stress protein: protein MNNENNIMVCVTKQKTCEKLIQSGVKIKEQRDGDLFVVHVAPTGWNFLGNSQEGEALDYLFEISKAVGADMTVLRSSEVVKTIVDFCEKNGITIIVLGESPEVSEDNNIISKLTKKLGQNIEIKVVSTY from the coding sequence ATGAACAATGAAAACAATATAATGGTATGTGTAACAAAACAAAAAACCTGTGAAAAGTTAATTCAGTCTGGGGTTAAAATTAAGGAACAAAGAGATGGAGATCTTTTTGTTGTCCATGTTGCACCTACAGGGTGGAACTTTTTAGGTAACTCTCAGGAAGGAGAAGCCTTGGATTACTTATTTGAAATTTCAAAGGCAGTAGGAGCAGATATGACAGTATTGAGGTCATCAGAGGTTGTTAAGACCATTGTTGACTTCTGTGAAAAAAACGGCATTACCATTATTGTATTGGGTGAATCTCCAGAGGTTTCAGAGGACAATAATATTATTTCTAAGTTAACTAAAAAGCTAGGGCAAAATATTGAAATAAAAGTAGTTTCGACTTATTAA
- a CDS encoding GTP pyrophosphokinase has product MNQQVDWKKFLIPYENAVEELKVKFKSIRSELRTIGEYSPIEFVTGRVKKVSSILEKAKKLDVEIDNIEEGIEDIAGIRIMCQFVEDIYTVVDYIRERDGNDLEIVYEKDYINNFKPSGYRSYHIVIRYPIQTAMGPKKILAEVQIRTLAMNFWGTIEHSLRYKYKHNIPEHINERLIKAADAAFMLDKEMSKIRHEIRQAQKMFEIKSNTVSNILRDIYSLYAMGRITEATELQEKFNELWDQGDIRELRNFAKEVHVFIENQEP; this is encoded by the coding sequence ATGAATCAACAAGTAGATTGGAAGAAGTTTTTAATTCCATATGAAAATGCGGTAGAAGAATTAAAAGTAAAGTTTAAAAGTATTCGCAGCGAATTAAGAACTATTGGAGAGTATTCACCAATTGAATTTGTAACAGGAAGAGTAAAAAAGGTTTCTAGTATATTAGAAAAAGCAAAAAAACTAGATGTGGAAATAGATAATATAGAAGAAGGAATTGAAGATATAGCTGGTATCCGTATAATGTGTCAGTTTGTCGAAGATATATATACTGTTGTAGACTATATTCGTGAACGTGATGGAAATGACTTAGAAATTGTATATGAAAAAGACTACATTAATAATTTTAAGCCTAGTGGGTATAGAAGTTATCATATTGTTATTAGATATCCTATTCAAACAGCCATGGGACCTAAAAAAATATTAGCAGAAGTACAAATTAGAACCTTGGCAATGAATTTTTGGGGTACAATAGAACATTCCTTAAGATATAAGTACAAGCATAATATACCAGAACATATTAATGAAAGACTAATAAAAGCAGCAGATGCGGCATTTATGTTAGACAAAGAGATGTCTAAAATTAGGCATGAAATACGTCAGGCACAAAAAATGTTTGAAATAAAATCTAATACTGTTTCTAATATTTTAAGAGATATTTATTCCCTGTATGCTATGGGACGAATAACAGAGGCAACGGAGCTACAAGAAAAATTTAATGAGCTATGGGATCAGGGTGATATTAGAGAATTAAGAAATTTTGCTAAAGAAGTACATGTTTTTATTGAAAATCAAGAACCTTAA
- a CDS encoding SelT/SelW/SelH family (seleno)protein, with product MENKKISIEYCTGUGYVPKAMELAEHLLRTYKNEIESLTIIPSSGGVFEVISDDKLIFSKKEMKRFPEIDDIDKNL from the coding sequence ATGGAAAATAAAAAAATTAGTATTGAATACTGTACTGGCTGAGGCTATGTACCGAAAGCCATGGAATTGGCTGAACATCTTTTAAGAACATATAAAAATGAAATAGAATCACTTACTATTATTCCTTCGTCTGGTGGGGTTTTTGAAGTTATATCTGATGATAAATTAATTTTCTCTAAAAAGGAAATGAAACGCTTTCCTGAAATTGATGACATCGATAAGAACCTCTAA
- the gap gene encoding type I glyceraldehyde-3-phosphate dehydrogenase, protein MKTKIGINGFGRIGKAVLKASLEYNWDVEVVAINSTSGPEKHAHIFKYDSLYGKMNEEVRATEDALYVGEKKIQFTAFRDPAEIPWREMGVDIVIESTGIFLTKEDASKHLQGGAKKVIISAPAKSGEDLTIVMGVNEGQYDPEKHHILSNASCTTNCLAPVAKVLEDNFGIKSGLMTTVHAYTNDQRILDLPHKDLRRARAAAESIIPTTTGAAKAVAKVIPSLEGKLNGMAMRVPIPVVSVVDLVVELNKDTTAEEVNQKLKEAAEGSMEGVLGYTEEPLVSIDFKKDPRSSIVDALSTMMVGDKMLKVISWYDNEWGYSNRIVDLANYIAKKGL, encoded by the coding sequence ATGAAGACAAAAATAGGAATTAATGGTTTTGGGAGAATTGGTAAAGCAGTATTGAAGGCATCCTTAGAGTATAATTGGGATGTTGAAGTTGTTGCTATTAACAGCACCAGTGGTCCGGAAAAACATGCACATATATTTAAATATGACTCATTATATGGAAAAATGAATGAAGAGGTTAGAGCTACAGAAGATGCACTTTATGTCGGAGAAAAGAAGATACAGTTCACAGCTTTCCGTGATCCTGCCGAAATTCCATGGAGGGAAATGGGAGTAGACATAGTTATCGAATCTACAGGAATATTTTTAACAAAGGAAGATGCTTCCAAACATTTACAAGGCGGAGCAAAGAAAGTAATTATATCTGCACCAGCAAAGTCCGGAGAAGATTTAACCATTGTTATGGGGGTAAATGAAGGACAGTATGACCCAGAAAAACACCATATTTTATCCAACGCATCTTGTACAACAAACTGTTTAGCTCCAGTAGCTAAAGTATTAGAAGATAACTTTGGCATTAAGAGTGGTTTAATGACAACTGTTCATGCCTATACTAATGATCAAAGAATATTAGATTTACCTCATAAAGACCTAAGAAGAGCGAGAGCAGCCGCTGAATCTATTATACCAACTACAACTGGCGCAGCTAAGGCTGTAGCTAAGGTTATTCCTTCTTTAGAAGGTAAACTAAATGGTATGGCTATGAGAGTACCTATTCCTGTTGTATCTGTAGTTGACTTAGTAGTTGAATTAAACAAAGATACAACTGCAGAAGAAGTAAATCAAAAGCTTAAAGAAGCAGCTGAAGGTTCCATGGAAGGAGTTTTAGGCTATACTGAAGAACCTCTAGTATCTATTGACTTTAAAAAAGATCCTAGATCATCAATTGTTGATGCTCTATCAACCATGATGGTAGGAGACAAAATGTTAAAAGTTATTTCATGGTATGATAATGAGTGGGGTTATTCTAATAGAATTGTTGATTTAGCTAACTATATAGCTAAAAAAGGACTATAG